The Saprospiraceae bacterium genome includes a window with the following:
- a CDS encoding alpha-glucosidase C-terminal domain-containing protein: MKSILLAITICSVVLIIDGCKESKPINKEINNMDNTSLSLPEWAINANIYEVNIRQYTPEGTFDAFAKHLPRLKEMGVDILWFMPIFPISTSRKKGTLGSYYAVSDFRTTNPEFGSIGDFEKVIEQAHSLGMKVILDWVPNHTGWDHIWIKDHPDFYTKGADGQIIDPLNEHGESMGWTDVADLNYDSKDMRLQMISDMVYWLEKYNIDGFRHDMALLVPLDFWKEAIVELKKAKPDLFMLAEAENHELVNEDCFHMLYGWTLHHTLNDIAKGHKNAGAIDQWLQNERPKLQKGMYMHFTSNHDENSWSGSEIERMGEGSKAFAVLVNTFDGMPLTYSGQEEPMSKRLEFFEKDNIGFQKFENKDFYFKLNDLRHNHPALWHHHSAAPLIKIANHDQVFAFKRTAKEKSLFVIINLSKNPQVVRLDEAVRGMEIFTNKEIFIEGGAEVSMEPWSYKVISSNL, translated from the coding sequence ATGAAAAGTATTTTACTTGCAATCACTATATGTTCAGTAGTACTTATTATTGACGGTTGTAAAGAAAGTAAACCTATTAATAAAGAAATAAACAATATGGATAACACATCACTTTCCCTTCCTGAGTGGGCAATAAACGCAAATATTTATGAAGTAAACATCAGACAATACACACCTGAAGGAACTTTTGATGCATTTGCCAAACATCTGCCAAGACTGAAAGAAATGGGCGTGGATATTCTGTGGTTTATGCCGATCTTTCCGATCAGTACCAGCAGAAAAAAAGGAACGCTTGGTAGCTATTACGCAGTATCAGATTTCAGAACTACAAATCCGGAATTTGGGAGTATCGGTGATTTTGAAAAGGTGATAGAACAGGCACATTCCCTGGGCATGAAAGTCATCTTAGACTGGGTTCCCAATCATACCGGCTGGGATCATATCTGGATAAAAGACCATCCTGATTTTTATACAAAAGGAGCTGATGGCCAAATCATTGACCCACTCAATGAGCATGGAGAATCAATGGGTTGGACAGATGTAGCCGACCTCAATTATGATAGCAAAGACATGCGACTGCAGATGATCAGCGACATGGTATATTGGTTGGAGAAATATAACATTGATGGATTCAGGCATGATATGGCCCTATTGGTTCCATTGGATTTCTGGAAAGAAGCCATCGTTGAACTGAAGAAAGCAAAACCTGATCTTTTTATGCTGGCTGAAGCTGAAAACCATGAACTCGTCAATGAAGACTGTTTTCACATGTTGTATGGATGGACTTTACATCACACTTTAAATGATATCGCAAAAGGGCATAAAAATGCCGGAGCAATAGACCAATGGCTGCAAAATGAGAGACCTAAATTACAAAAAGGAATGTACATGCATTTCACATCCAATCATGACGAAAACTCCTGGTCCGGCTCTGAAATTGAAAGAATGGGAGAAGGAAGCAAAGCATTTGCCGTATTAGTGAATACATTTGATGGAATGCCGCTGACATATAGTGGGCAGGAAGAACCCATGTCCAAACGTTTGGAGTTTTTTGAAAAAGATAATATCGGATTTCAAAAATTTGAAAATAAAGATTTTTATTTCAAGCTGAATGACCTAAGACATAATCATCCTGCATTATGGCATCATCATTCTGCTGCTCCACTCATTAAAATCGCAAATCACGATCAGGTATTTGCTTTTAAAAGAACCGCAAAAGAAAAATCTTTATTTGTTATCATCAATTTAAGTAAAAATCCACAGGTTGTCAGACTGGATGAAGCAGTGAGAGGGATGGAAATTTTCACAAACAAAGAAATTTTTATCGAAGGAGGAGCGGAAGTTTCCATGGAACCCTGGAGTTATAAAGTAATATCAAGCAATTTATAA